Proteins from a single region of Ananas comosus cultivar F153 linkage group 3, ASM154086v1, whole genome shotgun sequence:
- the LOC109707766 gene encoding ubiquitin carboxyl-terminal hydrolase 3, with protein MSSSPSTKRWLPLEANPDVMNQFIWGLGVPEDEAEFNDVYGLDEELLEMVPKPILAVLFLFPYSSEIEAERQADRELWSKGETKEINGKVYFLKQTVDNACGTIGVLHSIGNATSDIKLVEGSYLDRFYKATAKMDPFERAAFLENDREMEDAHSVAATGGDTEAKPEVNEHYICFTCVDGELYELDGEKYQPISHGPSSPGTLLQDAAKVIKAMIEKNPDSINFNVMVLSKKEQ; from the exons TTTATTTGGGGATTGGGAGTTCCCGAGGATGAAGCGGAGTTCAACGATGTGTACGGATTGGATGAGGAGCTCTTGGAGATGGTGCCTAAACCGATTCTCGCAGTGTTGTTCCTTTTCCCCTACTCTTCGGAG ATTGAAGCTGAGAGGCAAGCTGATAGAGAACTGTGGTCCAAGGGTGAAACGAAG GAAATAAACGGGAAGGTGTACTTTCTTAAACAAACAGTGGATAATGCTTGTGGAACAATTGGGGTACTTCATTCTATAGGAAATGCTACTTCAGACATCAAGCTAG TGGAGGGATCATACCTGGATAGATTTTATAAAGCAACAGCTAAAATGGATCCTTTTGAG CGTGCTGCTTTTCTCGAAAATGACAGAGAAATGGAGGATGCACACTCCGTTGCAGCTACTGGAGGGGATACAGAG GCCAAACCGGAAGTCAATGAACATTATATTTGCTTCACATGTGTTGATG GAGAACTTTATGAGCTTGATGGAGAAAAATATCAACCAATATCACATGGTCCTTCGTCACCTGGTACCTTATTGCAG GATGCTGCAAAGGTCATAAAAGCCATGATCGAGAAAAATCCCGACTCGATTAACTTCAACGTCATGGTGCTCTCAAAGAAAGAGCAGTGA